One window from the genome of Salisaeta longa DSM 21114 encodes:
- the rpsM gene encoding 30S ribosomal protein S13, which yields MPRIAGVDVPDHKHGEIALTEIFGVGRSRANTILEEAGLDPSVPPREWDDADTREVRRIIEEEYTVEGQLRTEVQMNIKRLMDIGCYRGLRHRKGLPVNGQRTRTNARTRKGRRKTVAGRKQAPRK from the coding sequence ATGCCACGTATTGCAGGAGTTGACGTACCGGACCACAAGCACGGCGAAATTGCCCTCACCGAAATTTTCGGGGTGGGGCGCTCGCGTGCAAACACGATTCTTGAAGAGGCGGGCCTCGACCCGTCGGTGCCGCCCCGAGAGTGGGACGATGCCGATACGCGCGAGGTGCGTCGTATCATTGAAGAGGAGTACACCGTGGAAGGCCAGCTGCGCACCGAGGTGCAAATGAACATCAAGCGCCTGATGGATATTGGGTGCTACCGTGGGCTGCGCCACCGCAAGGGACTGCCCGTTAATGGGCAACGCACCCGCACCAATGCGCGCACCCGCAAGGGCCGTCGCAAGACGGTGGCCGGGCGCAAGCAAGCCCCGCGGAAATAG
- the rpsK gene encoding 30S ribosomal protein S11 yields the protein MAKEKKKGGKRTVRKKNVVVESNGRAYIKATFNNVIVTITDQYGNTISWASAGKMGFKGSRKNTPYAAQRAGQSAAQEAYDLGLRRVDVFVKGPGSGREGAVRALDDVGLDVATIRDVTPLPHNGCRPPKRRRV from the coding sequence ATGGCAAAAGAAAAGAAAAAGGGCGGCAAGCGAACCGTCCGCAAGAAAAACGTTGTTGTAGAGTCGAACGGCCGTGCCTACATCAAGGCCACGTTCAACAACGTGATTGTAACCATCACCGATCAGTACGGCAACACCATTTCGTGGGCCAGTGCCGGCAAAATGGGCTTTAAAGGCAGCCGCAAAAATACGCCGTACGCGGCACAGCGCGCCGGTCAGTCGGCTGCGCAAGAAGCCTACGACCTGGGCCTGCGACGCGTAGATGTGTTCGTGAAAGGGCCGGGCTCGGGCCGCGAGGGCGCCGTGCGTGCGCTTGACGATGTGGGGCTGGATGTGGCTACGATTCGTGACGTAACGCCGCTGCCGCACAACGGCTGCCGCCCGCCAAAGCGCCGGCGCGTCTAA
- the rpsD gene encoding 30S ribosomal protein S4 — translation MARYRGPKQKVARRFKEPIFGPSKALERKPYPPGQHGRNRRRRESEYAVQLKEKQKAKYTYGLLERQFKNLFDKATRKQGVTGENLLRFLEARLDNVVFRLGIARTRRQARQFVTHGHIMVNGEPVNIPSYELQADDIVAVRPKSRQLEVIKDNIERQRRNYAWMEMDRNEMKGRFIALPEREEIPENIDEQLIVELYSK, via the coding sequence ATGGCCCGATACCGAGGACCAAAACAGAAAGTTGCCCGCCGTTTTAAAGAGCCCATCTTTGGGCCGAGCAAGGCGCTAGAGCGTAAGCCCTATCCGCCCGGACAGCATGGCCGCAACCGCCGACGCCGTGAGAGCGAATATGCGGTGCAGCTGAAGGAAAAGCAAAAAGCGAAGTACACCTACGGCCTGCTGGAGCGCCAATTCAAGAACCTGTTCGATAAGGCAACGCGCAAACAGGGCGTGACGGGCGAAAACCTGCTGCGGTTTCTGGAGGCGCGCCTTGACAACGTCGTGTTCCGGTTGGGCATTGCCCGCACGCGCCGCCAGGCCCGTCAGTTTGTGACGCACGGGCACATCATGGTAAACGGCGAGCCGGTCAACATCCCCTCGTACGAGCTGCAGGCGGATGACATCGTGGCCGTACGCCCGAAGAGTCGCCAGTTGGAAGTGATCAAGGACAACATCGAGCGGCAGCGTCGCAACTACGCTTGGATGGAAATGGACCGCAACGAGATGAAGGGACGGTTCATTGCGCTGCCTGAGCGCGAAGAGATCCCGGAAAACATTGACGAGCAGCTCATCGTCGAGCTCTACTCGAAGTAA
- a CDS encoding DNA-directed RNA polymerase subunit alpha, which produces MNNYGLEMPEGVQIETMDDQSGRFIIEPLEQGFGVTIGNALRRVLLSSLRGLAITAIKIDGVQHEFSTIDGVTEDVSDIILNLKGVRFKAEEMKEGHLHLALEGPGAWTAADIADETSEFEVLNPEQHIATLAEDASINVDLRVGFGRGYVPSEENKREDDPIGVIAIDSIFTPIKNVKYSVKPTRVGQKINYEQLTLDVDTDGSVTPEEALTRAASILRDHVDFFIQLDEEPEPAVEEQEVDEEVKRIRDLLSQPVDELDLSVRSHNCLKAASIKNIGDLVRREENEMLKFRNFGRKSLQELKDVLDERGLHFGMNVEEYLEEATN; this is translated from the coding sequence ATGAACAACTACGGGCTTGAAATGCCGGAGGGCGTCCAGATTGAAACGATGGACGACCAGTCCGGGCGATTTATCATTGAACCGCTGGAGCAGGGCTTTGGCGTAACCATCGGCAACGCGCTGCGCCGCGTGCTGCTCTCGTCGCTGCGTGGGCTCGCCATCACGGCCATCAAGATTGACGGGGTGCAGCACGAGTTCTCGACCATCGACGGCGTGACGGAAGATGTCTCCGACATCATCCTTAACCTCAAGGGCGTGCGCTTCAAAGCAGAGGAGATGAAGGAAGGGCACCTCCACCTGGCGCTTGAGGGCCCCGGTGCATGGACCGCTGCCGACATTGCCGACGAAACGTCCGAGTTTGAGGTCCTGAACCCGGAGCAGCACATCGCGACGCTCGCCGAAGATGCGTCCATCAACGTGGACCTGCGCGTGGGCTTTGGGCGCGGATACGTCCCGTCTGAAGAAAACAAGCGTGAGGACGACCCCATCGGCGTCATTGCCATCGACTCGATCTTCACGCCGATCAAGAACGTGAAGTACTCGGTGAAGCCAACCCGTGTGGGGCAAAAAATCAACTACGAGCAGCTCACGCTCGACGTGGATACCGATGGATCGGTAACGCCCGAAGAGGCCCTTACGCGGGCTGCTTCCATCCTGCGCGATCACGTCGACTTCTTCATCCAGCTCGATGAAGAGCCCGAGCCGGCCGTTGAGGAGCAAGAAGTGGATGAGGAAGTGAAGCGCATCCGCGACCTGCTGTCGCAGCCGGTGGACGAGCTCGACCTCTCGGTGCGTTCGCACAACTGCCTGAAGGCGGCCAGCATCAAGAACATTGGCGACCTCGTGCGTCGCGAAGAAAACGAGATGCTGAAGTTCCGCAACTTTGGCCGTAAGTCGCTCCAGGAGCTGAAGGATGTGCTCGACGAGCGCGGGCTGCACTTTGGCATGAACGTCGAAGAATACCTCGAAGAGGCCACCAACTAA
- the rplQ gene encoding 50S ribosomal protein L17 — MRHRKKGNKLGRDAAHRKATLAALARALIEHKRIRTTTAKAKALRPFVEPLITRAKEDTTHNRRQVFRRLQSKESVTELFTEVGPEVAGRPGGYTRIVKLGRRSGDGAELSVIELVDYNDVKPGNTGSSSSSTRRGSGKGRREETSSEPEEAAAGA, encoded by the coding sequence ATGAGACATCGGAAGAAAGGAAATAAGCTGGGGCGCGACGCTGCCCATCGTAAGGCAACGCTCGCCGCACTGGCGCGCGCGCTCATCGAGCACAAGCGCATCCGCACCACCACCGCAAAGGCCAAGGCGCTGCGCCCCTTCGTGGAGCCGCTCATCACGCGGGCGAAGGAAGACACCACGCACAACCGCCGCCAGGTCTTTCGCCGCCTGCAAAGCAAAGAGTCGGTGACGGAGCTGTTTACCGAGGTGGGGCCGGAAGTGGCCGGACGCCCGGGCGGCTACACGCGTATCGTAAAGCTCGGCCGTCGCTCGGGCGATGGCGCTGAGCTCTCGGTGATTGAGCTGGTGGACTACAACGACGTGAAGCCGGGCAACACCGGCAGCAGCAGCTCCAGCACGCGCCGCGGCAGTGGCAAAGGCCGCCGCGAAGAGACGAGCAGCGAGCCGGAAGAAGCAGCTGCGGGCGCCTGA
- a CDS encoding VCBS repeat-containing protein, translating into MSLLFRTRRLLGRLWVGALLLVAGCQDADAPVASRAERAPAPQDTTLFTRLPAAHTNVDFANTLNLTEETNVFTYRHYYNGGGVALGDVNGDGRTDIYFTHNQKKNRLYLNRGDWWFTDATEAAGVGGTRAWSTGVTMADVNGDGRLDIYVCNSGDIAGDDKQNELFINQGPDANGVPQFEEQAAQYNLDDEGYGTHASFFDYDHDGDLDVYLLNNSFTDVSKFDLRDNQRTVRDALGGDKLLRNDNGTFVDVTKAAGIYSSEIGFGLGITVGDVNRDGWPDLYISNDFFERDYLYINQQDGTFREALTEQMRHISLSSMGADMADVNNDAQPDIFVTDMLPDTDRRLKTTSVFESWNVYQMKLRNGYYHQLMRNMLHLNNGNGTFSEIGALAGVHATDWSWGALLADFDLDGLKDILVTNGIRRDLTDQDFIQYLANEETFRRLTADGDVEFMDLIKEIPETPLPNYAFRNVDGYHFAEATRAWGLGHPTFSNGVAYGDLDNDGDLDLVVNNLDQPAHIYRNDARQSTNAHYLQIALRGAPPNTHGIGASVTLRADSQTIYLEQMPARGFQSSVSPVLTAGLGAIDTLDQVTVTWPDGRTTIRRNVAANQRLVVQQAEAGGTVPTPPDAPAPTWTNVATATGLDVQHNENDFVDFNREGLLPRRVSTEGPRLAVGDINGDGRDDVFIGGAKEQPARLMVQQPTGTFVATNEALFADDALSEDAEAAFFDADGDGDQDLYVASGGYAFAPGHRALQDRLYLNAGSGQLTDATDRLPSLETSASAVAPYDYDRDGDTDLVVGGRVVPWRYGLTPRSYLLENDGTGRFTDVTEARAPALARIGMVTDAVWADLTGDARKELAVVGDWMPLTIFRASGGALRRDTTLVHDAATGWWTRVHPADLDADGDTDLLTGNFGTNMRLKAPPGHPVTMHVGDFDRNGYVEQIVSFYNDGGTYPLPLRGPLMDQLPMLKQRYVKHADYAEQTVRDLFSDRVLASVQKHTAETFETSRWMNDEGTFVRRPLPTRAQFAPVFGIATGQWTGDGRLDVLLAGNFFGMLPNIGRLDASYGTMLRSTPSGAFEALPATQSGLSLNGQVRDIAQLRIAGRGTVLAIARNDAPLLLLEPPSSLLTARTP; encoded by the coding sequence ATGTCTCTTTTGTTTCGTACACGACGGCTCCTCGGTAGGCTGTGGGTCGGTGCACTTTTGCTGGTCGCCGGTTGCCAGGACGCGGACGCTCCGGTGGCCTCGCGCGCCGAGCGGGCGCCGGCGCCGCAAGATACGACGCTCTTCACGCGGCTGCCCGCGGCCCACACGAACGTCGACTTTGCCAACACGCTCAACCTCACCGAGGAGACAAACGTCTTTACCTATCGGCACTACTACAACGGCGGCGGCGTGGCGCTGGGCGACGTAAATGGCGACGGCCGCACCGACATCTACTTCACCCACAATCAGAAGAAGAACCGGCTGTACCTGAACCGGGGCGACTGGTGGTTTACGGACGCCACCGAGGCGGCCGGTGTGGGCGGCACGCGGGCGTGGTCGACCGGCGTCACGATGGCCGATGTGAACGGCGACGGACGCCTCGACATCTACGTGTGCAACTCGGGCGACATCGCGGGCGACGATAAGCAAAACGAACTCTTTATCAACCAGGGCCCTGATGCGAACGGCGTCCCGCAATTTGAGGAGCAGGCCGCACAGTACAACCTCGACGACGAGGGCTACGGCACCCACGCCTCGTTCTTCGATTACGACCACGATGGCGACCTGGACGTCTACCTCCTCAACAACTCGTTTACCGACGTCAGCAAATTCGACCTGCGCGATAATCAGCGCACGGTGCGCGACGCCCTAGGCGGCGATAAGCTTCTGCGCAACGACAACGGCACGTTCGTGGACGTGACCAAAGCGGCCGGCATCTACAGCAGCGAAATTGGCTTCGGACTGGGCATCACCGTGGGCGATGTGAACCGCGACGGCTGGCCCGACCTCTACATCTCAAACGACTTCTTTGAGCGCGACTACCTCTACATCAATCAGCAAGATGGCACCTTTCGGGAGGCCCTCACCGAGCAAATGCGCCACATCAGCCTCTCGTCGATGGGCGCGGACATGGCCGACGTGAACAACGACGCGCAGCCCGACATCTTTGTAACGGATATGCTGCCCGACACCGATCGCCGCCTCAAAACGACGTCGGTCTTCGAGTCGTGGAACGTCTACCAGATGAAGCTGCGCAACGGCTACTACCACCAGCTCATGCGCAACATGCTGCACCTGAACAACGGCAACGGCACCTTCAGCGAAATTGGGGCGCTGGCCGGGGTGCATGCCACCGACTGGAGCTGGGGCGCGCTGCTGGCCGATTTTGACCTGGACGGCCTGAAAGACATTCTCGTGACCAACGGCATCCGCCGTGACCTTACCGACCAGGACTTTATCCAGTACCTCGCCAACGAGGAGACCTTCCGGCGCCTCACGGCCGATGGCGACGTGGAGTTCATGGACCTCATCAAGGAAATTCCGGAAACCCCGCTGCCCAACTACGCCTTTCGGAACGTCGACGGCTACCACTTTGCCGAAGCGACGCGCGCCTGGGGGCTGGGCCACCCGACGTTCTCCAACGGCGTTGCCTATGGCGATCTGGACAACGACGGCGACCTCGACCTCGTCGTGAACAACCTCGACCAGCCGGCCCACATATACCGCAACGACGCCCGCCAATCGACCAACGCGCACTACCTACAGATCGCGCTGCGCGGCGCGCCGCCCAACACGCACGGCATTGGCGCGAGCGTAACGCTGCGCGCCGACTCGCAAACGATCTACCTGGAGCAGATGCCCGCGCGCGGCTTCCAGTCGAGCGTAAGTCCGGTGCTCACGGCCGGCCTGGGCGCCATCGACACGCTCGATCAGGTAACGGTCACCTGGCCGGACGGCCGCACCACCATCCGGCGCAACGTAGCCGCCAACCAGCGCCTGGTCGTGCAGCAGGCGGAAGCCGGGGGAACGGTGCCGACGCCGCCCGACGCCCCCGCCCCTACGTGGACGAACGTGGCCACCGCCACCGGCCTCGACGTGCAGCACAACGAGAACGACTTTGTCGACTTCAACCGCGAAGGCTTGCTGCCGCGCAGAGTCTCCACCGAAGGCCCGCGCCTGGCCGTGGGCGACATCAACGGCGACGGGCGCGACGACGTGTTTATCGGCGGCGCCAAGGAGCAGCCGGCCCGCCTGATGGTGCAGCAGCCCACCGGCACGTTTGTGGCGACGAACGAAGCGCTGTTTGCCGACGATGCCCTCTCGGAAGATGCCGAGGCGGCGTTCTTTGACGCCGATGGCGATGGCGATCAGGACCTGTACGTGGCAAGCGGCGGCTACGCCTTCGCGCCGGGCCACCGGGCCCTGCAGGATCGCCTGTACCTCAACGCGGGCAGCGGGCAGCTGACCGACGCCACCGACCGGCTGCCATCCCTGGAAACGAGCGCGTCTGCGGTGGCTCCGTACGACTACGACCGCGACGGCGACACCGACCTGGTGGTGGGCGGGCGCGTGGTGCCGTGGCGCTACGGCCTTACGCCCCGGTCGTACCTGCTCGAAAACGACGGCACCGGGCGGTTTACGGACGTGACCGAGGCGCGGGCTCCGGCGCTCGCGCGCATCGGCATGGTGACGGATGCCGTGTGGGCCGATCTGACGGGCGACGCCCGCAAAGAGCTGGCCGTCGTGGGCGACTGGATGCCGCTCACAATCTTTCGCGCGTCGGGCGGGGCGCTCCGCCGCGACACCACCCTGGTGCATGACGCCGCCACCGGCTGGTGGACCCGCGTGCATCCGGCCGATCTGGACGCCGACGGCGACACCGATCTGCTCACGGGCAACTTCGGAACCAACATGCGGCTGAAGGCTCCGCCTGGCCATCCGGTGACGATGCACGTGGGCGACTTCGACCGCAATGGCTACGTGGAGCAGATCGTGAGCTTTTATAACGACGGCGGCACGTATCCGCTGCCGTTGCGCGGCCCGCTGATGGACCAGCTGCCCATGCTGAAGCAGCGCTACGTGAAGCACGCCGACTATGCCGAGCAGACCGTTCGCGACCTGTTCTCCGATCGGGTGCTGGCCAGCGTGCAGAAGCACACGGCCGAAACGTTTGAAACCTCGCGCTGGATGAATGACGAGGGCACGTTCGTGCGGCGGCCCCTCCCGACGCGCGCGCAGTTTGCGCCCGTCTTTGGCATAGCCACCGGGCAATGGACGGGCGACGGGCGGCTGGATGTGCTGCTCGCGGGCAACTTCTTTGGCATGCTGCCCAACATTGGGCGGCTCGATGCCAGCTACGGCACGATGCTGCGCAGCACGCCGTCTGGTGCGTTTGAGGCGCTTCCGGCCACACAGAGCGGGCTCTCGCTAAACGGGCAGGTGCGCGACATCGCCCAACTGCGCATCGCGGGCCGCGGCACCGTGCTGGCCATCGCACGCAACGACGCGCCGTTGCTCCTCCTCGAACCGCCGTCTTCGCTGCTTACCGCCCGTACGCCATGA